A region of Rhizobium sp. CCGE531 DNA encodes the following proteins:
- a CDS encoding conjugal transfer protein TraB, translated as MRHDWVWPTLLIIASVGVGSVAWSGHVLLLPVALGFPVLWSLSRTKKTATLVSAAYFLSASRGLPQGVATFYAADIWPGLLLWLAASASFVAAHALLWTKEVGLRPGRYVLAAVLMVVPPFGITGWAHPITAAGVLFPGWGWWGLAVTTAGLAGLVSRLCPTVAMGLIGFWLWSAASWTDPKLPEAWRGVDLELGASVGRDTSMARHRDLIATVLERGTDGVRTVILPESTLGFWTPTVERLWIRALSGHDTTVLAGAAVVNAAGYDNVVVAISADSSRILYRERMPVPGSMWQPWQPLFGGNAGAQAHIFANPVVALGSGRVAVLICYEQLLVWPVLQSMLGSPDVIVAVGNGWWTKGTSIVAIQRASTAAWAKLFSRPVVFSFNT; from the coding sequence GGTGGCATGGAGCGGCCACGTGCTGTTGTTGCCGGTGGCGCTCGGCTTTCCCGTCCTCTGGTCGCTGTCGAGAACGAAAAAGACGGCAACCTTGGTTTCCGCAGCATATTTCCTGTCGGCGTCGCGCGGCCTGCCGCAAGGCGTGGCCACCTTCTATGCTGCGGATATCTGGCCGGGCCTGCTGCTGTGGCTGGCTGCCTCGGCCAGCTTTGTCGCGGCGCATGCGCTCCTGTGGACGAAGGAGGTTGGCCTTCGTCCGGGCCGCTACGTCCTGGCGGCCGTACTGATGGTGGTTCCCCCTTTCGGCATTACCGGCTGGGCGCATCCCATCACGGCCGCAGGCGTGTTGTTTCCGGGATGGGGATGGTGGGGACTGGCCGTCACGACAGCCGGCTTGGCGGGCCTCGTTTCCCGCCTCTGCCCAACTGTCGCCATGGGCCTTATAGGCTTCTGGCTTTGGTCCGCCGCTTCGTGGACGGACCCGAAGCTACCGGAAGCCTGGCGGGGCGTCGATCTCGAATTGGGTGCGTCGGTCGGGCGGGACACCAGCATGGCCCGCCACCGTGATCTAATTGCAACGGTGCTTGAACGAGGGACCGACGGTGTTCGAACCGTCATCCTTCCTGAAAGTACGTTGGGCTTCTGGACGCCGACGGTCGAACGGCTTTGGATCCGCGCGCTATCAGGGCATGACACGACCGTTCTCGCGGGCGCGGCAGTCGTTAACGCGGCCGGATACGACAATGTGGTGGTTGCAATCTCCGCAGATAGCAGTCGGATCCTCTACCGGGAACGGATGCCGGTTCCGGGCTCGATGTGGCAGCCCTGGCAGCCGCTCTTCGGCGGCAACGCCGGAGCGCAAGCGCACATCTTTGCAAATCCTGTCGTCGCGCTCGGCTCCGGGCGGGTGGCGGTGCTGATCTGCTACGAGCAACTGCTCGTCTGGCCGGTCTTGCAATCGATGCTCGGCAGTCCGGACGTGATCGTTGCGGTCGGCAACGGCTGGTGGACCAAAGGCACGTCCATTGTCGCCATCCAGCGCGCCAGCACCGCCGCCTGGGCAAAGCTGTTTTCCAGGCCAGTCGTTTTTTCTTTCAACACCTGA